From one Haloterrigena gelatinilytica genomic stretch:
- a CDS encoding DUF1616 domain-containing protein produces the protein MSHGTSRLTGVGVIRQYPFDLAVVSIAAILAYGIATATPEGNVVRLLVTFPLVLFFPGYALVSLLFPAADRSGREATSTPIDRQSRGIDVLERLGLAVALSLAVVPIVGIALPFTQWGFTTVSTAATLCVVTVVLAQLGVIRRFRTPASERFTVSPLASLARLRGDESAVATASSILVVLAIGAAAGALLFGFLVPPSTGGYTELALYSDNGGEELVAGNITDEVAPGESVPVTVSITNQEGEATDYTVVVQEQVIEDDSVVERTRLEDLETTLDHGTTGNGELSVTPTASEGETVRISVLLYEGEPPEEPTNENAEEDTYFWVTVEE, from the coding sequence ATGAGTCACGGAACGAGTCGCCTGACGGGAGTCGGTGTCATCCGCCAGTATCCGTTCGATCTCGCCGTCGTCTCGATCGCCGCGATACTGGCGTACGGAATCGCAACGGCCACGCCGGAGGGGAACGTGGTGCGGTTGCTCGTCACCTTCCCGCTGGTGCTCTTCTTCCCGGGGTACGCGCTGGTCTCGCTTCTGTTCCCGGCGGCCGATCGGAGCGGGCGAGAGGCGACGTCGACGCCGATCGATCGACAGTCCCGCGGCATCGACGTCCTCGAGCGACTGGGGCTCGCGGTCGCGCTCTCGCTGGCGGTCGTTCCGATCGTCGGGATCGCGCTGCCGTTTACCCAGTGGGGCTTTACGACCGTTTCGACGGCGGCGACGCTCTGTGTCGTCACCGTCGTGCTCGCGCAACTCGGCGTCATCAGGCGATTCCGAACGCCGGCGTCGGAGCGGTTTACCGTCTCCCCGCTCGCGTCGCTCGCGCGACTCCGGGGCGACGAGAGCGCCGTCGCGACGGCGTCCTCGATACTGGTCGTGCTCGCGATCGGGGCGGCGGCGGGCGCGCTCCTGTTCGGTTTTCTCGTGCCGCCGTCTACCGGCGGCTACACCGAACTGGCGCTGTACAGCGACAACGGCGGCGAGGAGCTGGTCGCCGGCAACATCACCGACGAGGTCGCGCCCGGCGAATCCGTCCCGGTGACCGTCTCGATCACGAATCAGGAAGGCGAGGCGACCGACTACACCGTCGTCGTCCAGGAGCAGGTGATCGAGGACGACAGCGTCGTCGAACGGACGCGGCTCGAGGACCTCGAGACCACCCTCGACCACGGGACGACGGGGAACGGCGAACTGAGCGTCACGCCGACGGCGTCGGAGGGCGAAACCGTCCGTATTAGCGTCCTCCTGTACGAGGGAGAGCCGCCGGAAGAGCCGACGAACGAGAACGCCGAAGAAGACACCTACTTCTGGGTCACCGTCGAGGAGTGA
- a CDS encoding PadR family transcriptional regulator: MHDLTGFQRDLLYVIAGADQPSGQTVKDEVEKYYSSEINHGRLYPNLDTLVNKELVEKGELDRRTNYYAITETGQERIQERREWEEQYVDF, encoded by the coding sequence ATGCACGATCTGACCGGCTTCCAGCGGGACCTCCTGTACGTGATCGCAGGCGCAGATCAGCCGTCAGGACAGACCGTCAAGGACGAAGTCGAGAAGTATTACAGCTCCGAGATCAATCACGGACGACTGTATCCGAACCTCGATACGCTCGTCAACAAGGAACTCGTCGAGAAGGGAGAGCTCGACAGACGGACGAACTACTACGCGATCACGGAGACGGGCCAGGAGCGGATCCAGGAACGTCGCGAGTGGGAAGAACAGTACGTCGATTTCTAG
- a CDS encoding winged helix-turn-helix domain-containing protein produces MSMQASDTRTESTPDPSAQLDVLGDECARMILVATSDGPKTAKELTKRTDSSSATVYRRINNLLESGLLSECVRFDDDGSHTTAYEATIETLEVEICADGIDVSIPSTDE; encoded by the coding sequence ATGTCAATGCAAGCAAGCGATACACGAACGGAATCCACGCCCGACCCGTCCGCCCAGCTCGACGTGCTCGGTGACGAATGCGCACGAATGATTCTCGTCGCCACGAGCGACGGTCCGAAGACGGCAAAGGAGCTGACGAAGCGAACGGACAGTTCGTCGGCGACGGTGTATCGACGGATCAATAATCTCCTCGAGAGCGGACTCCTCTCCGAGTGCGTTCGTTTCGACGACGACGGCTCGCATACGACGGCCTACGAAGCGACGATCGAAACGCTCGAGGTAGAGATCTGTGCGGACGGGATCGACGTTTCGATACCGTCCACCGATGAGTGA
- a CDS encoding DUF7563 family protein, with protein sequence MESSTAGARCRNCGTHVTQQFARVFGDNGDIVHGCPACTTYREMQSGGHLPGE encoded by the coding sequence ATGGAATCGTCGACGGCAGGCGCTCGCTGTCGAAACTGCGGCACCCACGTCACACAGCAGTTCGCACGTGTTTTCGGCGATAACGGCGATATCGTCCACGGGTGTCCGGCCTGTACGACGTACCGCGAAATGCAGTCCGGCGGCCACCTCCCCGGTGAGTAA
- a CDS encoding DUF7344 domain-containing protein: MSVQTNRTESLEESEVFHILGNDRRRAIVQLLAEEAGQVDVSDIASEIAASETDTTPVPNNLYKSVYVSLQQTHLPQLQEDAVIEYDSDSKTITPGPNFEDVLQYIDGHGELQASVLQLHLAFCIVGLAIIALAGLGIPLVSSIDPVLSSVLVFLIVAASSLYRLLS, from the coding sequence ATGTCTGTCCAGACGAACCGAACTGAGTCGCTCGAGGAAAGTGAAGTCTTTCACATCCTCGGGAACGACAGACGACGAGCGATCGTACAGTTGCTCGCCGAAGAGGCCGGACAGGTCGACGTCTCGGATATCGCCTCGGAGATCGCCGCCAGCGAGACGGATACGACCCCCGTTCCGAACAACCTCTACAAGAGCGTCTACGTCTCCCTCCAGCAGACGCATCTCCCGCAGCTGCAGGAGGACGCCGTCATCGAGTACGACTCCGACTCGAAGACGATCACGCCGGGGCCGAACTTCGAGGACGTCTTGCAGTACATCGACGGCCACGGCGAACTGCAGGCCTCGGTTCTGCAACTCCACCTGGCCTTCTGTATCGTCGGCCTCGCGATCATCGCGCTCGCCGGTCTCGGCATCCCACTCGTCTCGAGCATCGATCCGGTGCTCTCGAGCGTCCTCGTGTTCCTGATCGTCGCCGCGAGCAGTCTGTACCGCCTGCTCAGCTGA
- a CDS encoding DUF7282 domain-containing protein: protein MNARNQLLVVLTALMMVCSSGAMVVGAAPATVDEHTQVDDDGTDVLEEGNDTSTVEDSTDSVAEEPNDSDAEEPTGEENQSDELIDEDVDSEQDAYVNFSDQATEGETVVVDNVTMASGGFVVIHDSSLLAGGENVFTSVIGTSAYLEAGTHENVEVTLDEPLAEDETLIAMPHRDTNANETYDFVETQGAADAPYLTAEDDPVTDQAVVTVGEPAAEEPNETEEPVEEEPVEVPNETEEPVEEVPEEEPVDEPNETEEPVEEEPVEVPNETEEPVEEVPEGEPVEEPNETEEPVEEPDEPVVEEPNETEEPVEVPDEPVVEEPNETEEPVEEQPEEIDDGRINVVIENLTVFVFVGDHADAPATDAGDSDYEGNGVPVEDGTDTANETDSNMSDETDAATETTLEMGEQQIDVTVGQVTVVPVSQHHAGVSDSVHEQANETDSSNEMQFGMTDDGNAEIVIEEATVFVFIGDIGELPQQPVEEPEQPVEEPNETEEPIEEPEEPVVEEPNETEEPVEEEPEEPVVEEPNETEEPVVEEPNETEEPVEEPEEPVVEEPNETEEPVEEPEEPVVEEPNETEEPVEAPEEPVVEEPNETEEPVEEPDEPVVEEPNETEEPVEEQPEEEPVEEEEAADSFTVENLQAPDTAEAGEPLTVTATVTNPTDEERTEAVQFRLDGDLIEAQETTLAAGETTDVEFEVDTSDLEPGQYVHMVLTEFSGEVSAIEITAATSGDGDLEGDLENDTTVDGDTDVTVNESANATTSITAAN, encoded by the coding sequence ATGAACGCACGCAATCAGCTACTCGTGGTACTCACCGCGTTGATGATGGTGTGCTCGAGCGGGGCGATGGTCGTCGGTGCGGCGCCGGCAACCGTCGACGAGCACACCCAAGTCGACGACGATGGGACCGACGTACTCGAGGAGGGAAACGACACATCGACGGTAGAGGACTCCACCGATAGTGTCGCGGAGGAACCGAACGACAGCGATGCGGAAGAACCGACTGGCGAGGAAAACCAGTCGGACGAACTGATCGACGAGGACGTTGATAGCGAGCAGGACGCCTACGTCAACTTCAGCGATCAGGCGACCGAGGGCGAGACGGTCGTCGTCGACAACGTGACGATGGCGAGCGGCGGCTTCGTGGTCATCCACGACAGCAGCCTGCTGGCCGGCGGTGAAAACGTCTTCACGAGCGTCATCGGGACGTCCGCGTATCTCGAGGCGGGAACGCACGAGAACGTCGAAGTGACGCTCGACGAACCGCTCGCGGAAGACGAGACGCTGATCGCGATGCCACATCGCGACACGAACGCGAACGAGACGTACGATTTCGTCGAAACCCAGGGTGCAGCCGATGCTCCGTACCTGACGGCAGAGGATGATCCGGTCACTGATCAGGCCGTCGTCACCGTGGGCGAGCCGGCAGCCGAGGAGCCGAACGAGACCGAAGAACCGGTCGAAGAAGAACCGGTTGAGGTGCCGAACGAGACCGAAGAGCCGGTCGAAGAGGTCCCTGAAGAAGAGCCGGTCGACGAACCGAACGAGACCGAAGAACCGGTCGAAGAGGAACCGGTTGAGGTGCCGAACGAAACCGAGGAACCGGTCGAAGAGGTCCCTGAAGGAGAGCCGGTCGAGGAACCGAACGAGACTGAGGAGCCGGTCGAGGAGCCGGACGAACCGGTCGTTGAAGAGCCGAACGAGACCGAAGAACCGGTCGAAGTACCGGACGAACCGGTCGTCGAAGAGCCGAACGAGACCGAAGAGCCGGTCGAAGAACAGCCCGAGGAAATCGATGACGGCAGGATCAACGTCGTCATCGAAAACCTGACCGTCTTCGTGTTCGTCGGCGACCACGCGGACGCTCCTGCAACCGATGCGGGCGACTCCGATTACGAAGGTAACGGTGTCCCCGTCGAGGACGGCACCGATACTGCTAACGAGACCGACTCGAATATGTCCGACGAGACCGACGCTGCCACCGAGACCACGCTCGAGATGGGTGAGCAGCAGATAGACGTCACGGTCGGGCAGGTCACGGTCGTGCCGGTCAGCCAGCACCACGCCGGAGTGAGCGACTCGGTCCACGAGCAGGCAAACGAGACCGACTCGTCGAACGAAATGCAGTTCGGAATGACCGATGACGGCAACGCCGAGATCGTCATCGAAGAGGCGACCGTCTTCGTATTCATCGGCGACATCGGTGAACTTCCTCAGCAGCCGGTTGAGGAGCCGGAACAGCCGGTCGAGGAACCAAACGAGACCGAAGAACCGATCGAAGAGCCTGAAGAACCGGTCGTCGAGGAGCCGAACGAAACCGAGGAGCCGGTCGAAGAAGAGCCGGAAGAACCGGTCGTTGAGGAGCCGAACGAGACCGAAGAACCGGTCGTCGAGGAACCCAACGAGACTGAGGAGCCAGTCGAGGAGCCGGAAGAACCAGTTGTTGAAGAGCCGAACGAGACTGAGGAGCCGGTCGAGGAACCGGAAGAACCGGTCGTCGAGGAACCCAACGAGACCGAGGAGCCAGTCGAGGCGCCGGAAGAACCAGTCGTTGAAGAGCCGAACGAGACTGAGGAGCCAGTCGAGGAGCCGGACGAACCGGTCGTTGAAGAGCCGAACGAGACCGAAGAGCCGGTCGAAGAGCAACCTGAGGAAGAGCCGGTCGAGGAAGAAGAAGCCGCTGACTCGTTCACGGTAGAGAACCTCCAGGCGCCCGACACCGCCGAAGCCGGTGAGCCGCTCACCGTCACGGCAACGGTCACGAACCCGACGGACGAGGAACGAACCGAAGCGGTCCAGTTCCGTCTGGACGGTGACCTGATCGAAGCACAGGAGACGACGCTGGCGGCCGGCGAGACCACCGACGTCGAGTTCGAGGTCGACACGAGCGACCTCGAGCCCGGGCAGTACGTCCACATGGTCCTCACCGAGTTCTCCGGCGAAGTCAGTGCGATCGAGATCACCGCGGCGACGAGCGGTGACGGCGACCTCGAAGGCGACCTCGAGAACGACACGACCGTCGACGGGGACACCGACGTCACCGTCAACGAGAGCGCGAACGCGACGACGAGCATCACCGCCGCGAACTGA
- a CDS encoding helix-turn-helix transcriptional regulator produces MSIHFRASLAMIADSGPSSIGNEPIVSTLSSESLGDVSPLTRPLQLEWSPHVAALAGIVALALLGGVLVARNRFDQQNAFVADPEPRREEFLTDREHVQQLIRENGGRMKQSKIVNDVDWSKAKVSRLLAELEEEGRITKLRLGRENLVCLPGHEPTASQSPEKPKNE; encoded by the coding sequence ATGAGCATTCACTTCCGAGCTAGTCTCGCGATGATCGCCGACTCCGGTCCGAGTAGCATCGGCAACGAGCCAATCGTATCGACACTCTCCTCCGAGTCACTGGGTGACGTGAGCCCGTTGACTCGGCCGCTCCAGCTCGAGTGGAGCCCGCACGTCGCGGCGCTTGCGGGCATCGTTGCACTCGCACTTCTGGGGGGCGTCCTCGTCGCCCGCAACCGGTTCGATCAACAGAACGCCTTCGTGGCCGATCCGGAACCGCGCCGCGAGGAGTTTCTCACCGATCGCGAGCACGTCCAGCAGCTCATCCGCGAGAACGGCGGGCGGATGAAACAGTCGAAGATCGTCAACGACGTGGACTGGTCGAAAGCGAAGGTCAGCCGACTGCTCGCCGAACTCGAGGAAGAGGGTCGCATCACGAAACTCCGGCTCGGCCGCGAGAACCTGGTCTGTTTGCCGGGTCACGAACCGACGGCCTCCCAGTCGCCCGAGAAGCCGAAGAACGAATGA